CCACAGGAGCGCCATGTCCAGGCAAGCTACCAGATCAAGGCCGATTCGAAGCGTCATCGCGGCTGCCGGAGCGATCGCGCTAACCCTCGCACTGGCACATGTCATCGCCAACCCCCATCCGCTGGCAGGCCCCGGCATCGCAGTCAACCAGTTGCCGGACGGAGTGGCCATGGAGGACGGCACCGACGAGCGTGTCAAATACATCCTGCATGGTGTGTGGGGGTCCGCCTCGCGCACGGATACCAGCCGCATCCAGATACTCGTCAATGGTGTCGTAGTAGCCGACCATCCCGCCGCGACGCCAGCCGGTGAACTCACACGGGCTTACCTCCTTTCCGCGGGCAATGAGCTTGAAGTAACGGTTCACGCCGTCGGTCGGTCGATTGAGGGCGTACCCGGGAAGAGGTTCAAGCTGCTGCAGCAGTGTTCGATCCTACGGGAAGGAGAAAACGAAACAACCCCCCATCTGCCCCCGCGCGCTTTCCTGCGTGTCACCATCGACCCCCAGCCCCCTCTCACCTGCCACCGCACGACGTAACGTCGTCGCGACCCAGCCGGAGGCGCCATGTCCAACAGTACACGGCAAAGCTCCAACCGTACGCGGCTGTTGGCGCTACTCGCCATTCCTCTGGCGCTACTCATTGCCCCATCTCTCGTCAAGCTCGCTACCGGCCCTACCAATACCCCAGATGGTTACCACGAGGTCTACCTACCCGACTCCGACCTACATGTTCTTGCCTTTCCGGGCATAGAGCATCACCGAGAAGATGGCCGTATTTACGAGATGGGAGGGAGCTGGGCGGGGAGCTGGACGGGAAACGGTATCCAGTACAAGATCAACGGCGCTGTGATCAAGACCCATACCGTTGGCAGAGCAAAAAGCCGCGACCATCAATTCGTCCTCGTCCCCGCAGGCACGGTGCTGGAGGTGTTGACCACCGCTGGCAGCCTCACCCAGCTCACGTCAAGATTCTGCGTCATCGCTGCGTTCCACGAAGATCCTCACAATGTACCGCCGCCTGCTGGCCGGTCGGTTGAAGGGCCAAGTCCGAGAAACCCCCTCACCTGCATTCGGATAGCGTAGGCGCACCGCCACGCCCTGGGCGAACATCCACCCAGGGCGTGGCTCCCATGCCTCAAATCATGTAAAATAACAATAAGCGTTATGGCAACCACTACCGCAGCCCACACTGGTCGCATCGTCAGCATCCGCGGACTCATCGTGGAGGTCGCCTTCCAAGGGGAGGGCCGCCCGAACTTGCGCGAAATCCTCACCATCGAGGGCCACCCCGAAATTCTGCTCGAAATCCAATCGTTCAACGAGCACCGCGACGCCATTTGCATCACCTACATGACCAGCTCGCTCGTCGCTCGCGGCGCCGCGGTAGTCTCCACCGGCACCACCATCTCGGTGCCCACCGGCGCCAAAGCCCTCGGCCGCCTGTTTAATTCCGTGGGCCAGCCTGCCGACAACCTCGAGCCCCTCGGCCCCGACGTACCGCGCCGTAGCGTATATATGAGCGCCGCCAGCTCACAGCTGTTCACCAACAAAGACGAGCTGCTCGAAACCGGCATCAAAGTGCTCGACTTCTTCACGCCCTTCGTGAAAGGCCGCAAAATCGGCATCATCGGCGGCGCCGGTGTCGGCAAGACCGTCCTCATCATGGAAATCATCAACAACATTGGCAAAGACCCATCCAAACTCGCCTTCTTCGCCGGCATTGGCGAGCGCATCCGCGAGGGCCACGAGCTCTACGAAACGCTCAAAGAGCGCGACATGCTCTCCGGCACCGCCATGTTTTACGGCCAAATGAACGAAAACCCCGCCATGCGCGCCATGGTCGGCATCACCGCCACCACCCTCGCCGAATACTTCCGCGACGAAGAAAAACGCGACATCCTGTTCTTCGTCGACAACGTCTACCGCCACATCCAGGCCGGCAACGAGCTGAGCACCATGATGGGCCAAATCCCGTCCGAGGGCGGCTACCAAGCCACCATTTTCTCCGACCTCAAGCGCTTCCAGGACCGCCTCTACTCCAACGCCAACGGCTCCATCACCGCCGTGCAGACCATCTACGTGCCGGCCGACGACCTCACCGACCCGGCCGTGCAAGAAATTAGCTCCCAAATCGATTCCGTCATCGTGCTCTCCCGCGCCGTCGCCGAGGCCGGCATCCGGCCCGCCGTCGACCTCATCCGCACTAGCTCCAGCCTCGTCACCCCCGAAATAGTGGGGGATAGGCACTATCTGCTTGTCACCCAGGTGCAGGCCATCATGCAAAAATACGACTCGCTCAAGAACATCATCGCCATCATCGGCGAAAACGAGCTCTCTCCCCAAGACCGCGCCGACTACCAAAAGGCCAAAAAGCTTATCGAATTCTTTGCCCAAAGCATGTTCGTCACCGAGAAGCTCAACGGCATCCCCGGCACCTATTTCTCCCGCGAACAAACCCTCAGCGGCGTCGAAGAGATTTTGATTTAATGTCAAGAAAGGGGTAGAGCGAAGGAAAACATTAGTATCGCCGCGCGCGCCAGACAAAACAACGCCCCCACGCAGCAAAGAGGTCGAGTTCGCAAGCAAGATACTAATGTTTTCCGCAGCCACCACACCAGATGGACAAAAAAACCAAGCGCTTCAAGCTCAAAATCCTCAGCCCCTACCAGACCTACTACCAAGGCGACGCCGTCTCGCTCAGCGCCGCCAACCGCACCGGCCCGTTTGATATTTTGCCCGGCCACATCAACTTTTTCTCATTGCTCACCAGCGGCGCCGTGGTGGTAAACACCGGCTTCCAGCGCCTCGAATTCCAGATCGGCCGCGGCGTGCTGCGCGTCAGCCAAGACAACGTCACCCTGTTTGCGGACGTTTAGGCCCTACCAAGGTGCCACATCACCGGGATGATCCAGCGGCACCGCCCCGTTGGCTCCTTTCTGATCCGGAAACTCGCTTCGCACCCATTCCACGTCGTCGGGTTCCATCG
This genomic interval from Candidatus Saccharimonadia bacterium contains the following:
- a CDS encoding F0F1 ATP synthase subunit beta (Produces ATP from ADP in the presence of a proton gradient across the membrane. The beta chain is a regulatory subunit), with amino-acid sequence MATTTAAHTGRIVSIRGLIVEVAFQGEGRPNLREILTIEGHPEILLEIQSFNEHRDAICITYMTSSLVARGAAVVSTGTTISVPTGAKALGRLFNSVGQPADNLEPLGPDVPRRSVYMSAASSQLFTNKDELLETGIKVLDFFTPFVKGRKIGIIGGAGVGKTVLIMEIINNIGKDPSKLAFFAGIGERIREGHELYETLKERDMLSGTAMFYGQMNENPAMRAMVGITATTLAEYFRDEEKRDILFFVDNVYRHIQAGNELSTMMGQIPSEGGYQATIFSDLKRFQDRLYSNANGSITAVQTIYVPADDLTDPAVQEISSQIDSVIVLSRAVAEAGIRPAVDLIRTSSSLVTPEIVGDRHYLLVTQVQAIMQKYDSLKNIIAIIGENELSPQDRADYQKAKKLIEFFAQSMFVTEKLNGIPGTYFSREQTLSGVEEILI